In one Nocardioides sp. NBC_00368 genomic region, the following are encoded:
- a CDS encoding DUF6912 family protein has translation MTRIYVPATLALLADWYAKGELPGTADGYAAPDDSEEAEYAALMSAADDSAALLAGPGRRVVVVVDAPAALGDQVVPLKLVAAVHADLADRPADADPDEDLGWFATQEIPQLIG, from the coding sequence GTGACCCGCATCTACGTACCCGCCACGCTCGCGCTGCTCGCTGACTGGTACGCCAAGGGCGAGCTGCCCGGCACCGCCGACGGCTACGCAGCCCCCGACGACAGCGAAGAGGCCGAGTACGCAGCCCTGATGAGCGCCGCCGACGACTCGGCGGCGCTCCTGGCCGGTCCCGGGCGCCGGGTCGTGGTCGTCGTGGACGCGCCGGCCGCCCTGGGCGATCAGGTGGTGCCGTTGAAGCTCGTCGCCGCCGTCCACGCCGACCTGGCCGACCGGCCCGCCGACGCCGACCCCGATGAGGACCTGGGCTGGTTCGCGACCCAGGAGATCCCGCAGCTCATCGGTTAG
- a CDS encoding wax ester/triacylglycerol synthase family O-acyltransferase gives MSDRLRPREVAYLDGETLAVPHQVASIELIQPRSEGFDYGAFLEHVEDRLAFVPRYRQRVRVVPGRIAYPVWADDDRFDLTYHVRRSALPRPGSMDQLLDLAGRIVSRPLDRSRPLWELYVIEGLAGDRVALITKTHQALVDGAETVDLVQLLLDDKPEVGPIVPDLWEPPVPQSSARLVAGAVFDAVTSVSGLTGTARSLGGVALGRVTSVAKDLQSAGNEIARVLTRRAPERPTPLSGSLSQQRLVVTLQADLADFRRIRDTHGGTVNDVILAAVTGGLRAWLMTRQQSLAGVRQVPALVPVSVIDEELDPTQLGSAVAPHFVVLPVAEPSPVVRLHQVSYSFEQHKANARTVSAQRLAGISGFAPATFHVVGSRVAAESEHDYLLSVCNVPGPQEPRYAAGSRLVASYPIHPLTEGHTLAIGVTSYDGQVFFAITADRDLVPDASLVGQCITEALDELLDTASGRRFRAPRGLRVVKNSGE, from the coding sequence GTGAGCGACCGACTCAGGCCACGTGAGGTGGCCTACCTGGACGGCGAGACGCTGGCGGTGCCGCACCAGGTGGCGAGCATCGAGCTGATCCAACCTCGGTCCGAGGGCTTCGACTACGGTGCGTTTCTCGAGCACGTCGAGGACCGGCTCGCCTTCGTGCCCCGCTACCGCCAGCGGGTCCGGGTGGTGCCCGGTCGCATCGCCTACCCGGTCTGGGCGGACGACGACCGGTTCGACCTCACCTACCACGTACGCCGCTCCGCGCTGCCCCGCCCGGGCTCGATGGACCAGCTCCTCGACCTGGCCGGCCGGATCGTCTCCCGGCCCCTGGACCGCTCCCGGCCGTTGTGGGAGCTCTATGTCATCGAGGGTCTGGCCGGCGACCGGGTCGCGCTGATCACCAAGACCCACCAGGCGCTGGTGGACGGCGCCGAGACGGTCGACCTGGTCCAGCTGCTGCTCGACGACAAGCCCGAGGTCGGGCCGATCGTGCCCGACCTGTGGGAGCCGCCGGTGCCGCAGTCGAGTGCCCGCCTGGTCGCGGGAGCGGTCTTCGACGCGGTCACCTCGGTCAGTGGACTGACCGGCACGGCCCGCAGCCTGGGCGGTGTCGCCCTGGGGCGGGTCACCAGCGTCGCCAAGGACCTCCAGAGCGCGGGCAACGAGATCGCCCGAGTCCTCACCCGCCGGGCTCCGGAGCGGCCGACGCCGCTCAGTGGTTCGCTCTCCCAGCAGCGGCTGGTGGTCACGCTGCAGGCCGACCTGGCCGACTTCCGCCGCATCCGTGACACCCACGGCGGCACCGTCAACGACGTGATCCTCGCGGCGGTCACCGGCGGTCTGCGTGCCTGGCTGATGACCCGGCAGCAGTCGCTGGCCGGCGTACGCCAGGTGCCGGCGCTGGTGCCGGTCTCGGTGATCGACGAGGAGCTCGACCCGACCCAGCTCGGTTCGGCGGTGGCGCCCCACTTCGTGGTGCTCCCGGTCGCGGAGCCGTCGCCGGTGGTCCGGCTCCACCAGGTGTCCTACTCCTTCGAGCAGCACAAGGCGAACGCCCGCACGGTCAGCGCACAGCGGCTGGCCGGGATCAGCGGCTTCGCCCCGGCGACCTTCCACGTGGTCGGCTCCCGGGTGGCCGCGGAGAGCGAGCACGACTACCTGCTCTCGGTGTGCAACGTGCCCGGTCCGCAGGAGCCCCGCTACGCGGCCGGCTCGCGGCTGGTGGCCTCCTATCCGATCCACCCGCTGACCGAAGGCCACACCCTTGCGATCGGGGTGACCTCCTACGACGGCCAGGTCTTCTTCGCGATCACCGCCGACCGCGACCTGGTGCCCGACGCGTCGCTGGTCGGACAGTGCATCACCGAGGCCCTCGACGAGCTGCTCGACACCGCCTCCGGCCGCCGCTTCCGCGCTCCTCGGGGTCTGCGCGTGGTCAAGAACTCCGGCGAGTGA
- a CDS encoding helix-turn-helix domain-containing protein has product MSGTPRFLTLADVAEVLNTSSAQVYALVRRGELPAIKIGGRGQWRVEASVLEKFIDDMYSQTKAFVADHPFVEAEGAAPAATPDAS; this is encoded by the coding sequence ATGTCTGGTACCCCCCGCTTCCTGACTCTTGCCGACGTGGCCGAGGTGCTCAACACCTCGAGCGCACAGGTCTATGCCCTTGTCCGCCGTGGTGAGCTCCCCGCCATCAAGATCGGCGGCCGCGGCCAGTGGCGTGTCGAGGCCAGTGTCCTCGAGAAGTTCATCGATGACATGTACTCGCAGACCAAGGCCTTCGTGGCCGACCACCCGTTCGTCGAGGCCGAGGGCGCTGCGCCCGCCGCCACGCCGGACGCTTCTTGA
- a CDS encoding S1C family serine protease yields MTQEPQDDQSRPISRWAPPTNVPNVPPAGQSSPDNAENAVDDERDTAEVPLPAMPAPPVAPGPGAVTPPPQSPPPPGPSLPGFDGPPVPPPAPAFRPDSTQRRRVPGPIWALAAAVAFLLGVLGGYAGGVLEDQDDMSSLAGGGLDPGSIETDAPLTGDDANIVKVAATLLPSTVQIFAEYQGVEDAATGSGFVFDRNGHVVTNNHVVADAAKAKGSIEVVDHKGRRYKADVVGRSAVYDLAVLDVPEVKELEPASLGSTSRLRIGEGVVAIGSPLGLSSTVTSGIVSALQRPVSTGQTEDDTSYINAVQTDAAINPGNSGGPLVNLVGQVIGVNSAIATAGGGEGGEGGSIGVGFAIPIDQVKVTAAQILKTGKATYPIVGASVDVQAVDHDGALISVVEAGSPAAAGGLKDGDRVTKVGDVTVTDGIGMIVAIRAHQPGETIEFTVMRNGARHELKIKLEAQTENLA; encoded by the coding sequence GTGACGCAGGAACCACAAGACGACCAGTCGCGGCCGATCTCCCGTTGGGCACCGCCGACCAACGTACCGAACGTGCCCCCGGCCGGGCAGTCGTCCCCCGACAACGCCGAGAACGCCGTCGACGACGAGCGCGACACGGCTGAGGTGCCGCTTCCGGCCATGCCTGCGCCCCCCGTCGCGCCGGGCCCGGGTGCCGTCACCCCTCCGCCTCAGTCGCCGCCACCGCCGGGCCCCTCGCTCCCCGGGTTCGACGGCCCGCCGGTCCCGCCGCCTGCACCGGCGTTCAGGCCCGACTCGACACAGCGCCGTCGCGTTCCGGGCCCGATCTGGGCGCTCGCGGCCGCCGTCGCGTTCCTGCTCGGCGTGCTGGGTGGCTACGCGGGTGGCGTGCTCGAGGACCAGGACGACATGTCCAGCCTGGCCGGCGGTGGGCTCGACCCCGGCTCGATCGAGACCGACGCGCCCCTGACGGGCGACGACGCCAACATCGTGAAGGTGGCCGCGACGCTGCTGCCCTCGACGGTGCAGATCTTCGCCGAATACCAGGGTGTCGAGGATGCCGCGACCGGCTCCGGGTTCGTCTTCGACCGCAACGGCCACGTGGTGACCAACAACCACGTCGTCGCCGACGCGGCCAAGGCCAAGGGCAGCATCGAGGTGGTCGACCACAAGGGCCGCCGCTACAAGGCTGACGTGGTCGGGCGCAGCGCGGTCTACGACCTCGCGGTGCTCGACGTGCCGGAGGTCAAGGAGCTCGAGCCCGCGTCTCTGGGCAGCACCTCGAGGCTGAGGATCGGTGAGGGGGTCGTGGCCATCGGCTCGCCCCTGGGGCTCAGCTCGACGGTGACCTCGGGCATCGTGAGTGCGCTCCAGCGTCCGGTGAGCACCGGACAGACCGAGGACGACACCTCCTACATCAACGCCGTCCAGACCGACGCGGCGATCAACCCCGGCAACTCCGGTGGCCCGCTCGTCAACCTCGTCGGTCAGGTCATCGGGGTCAACTCGGCGATCGCGACCGCTGGCGGGGGAGAGGGTGGCGAGGGCGGCAGCATCGGTGTCGGCTTCGCGATCCCGATCGACCAGGTCAAGGTGACCGCCGCGCAGATCCTCAAGACCGGCAAGGCGACCTACCCGATCGTGGGAGCCTCCGTCGACGTCCAGGCCGTCGACCACGACGGAGCGTTGATCTCGGTGGTCGAGGCGGGTTCGCCGGCGGCCGCCGGCGGCCTCAAGGACGGTGACCGGGTCACCAAGGTGGGAGACGTCACCGTCACCGACGGGATCGGCATGATCGTCGCCATCCGCGCTCACCAGCCGGGCGAGACGATCGAGTTCACGGTGATGCGCAACGGCGCCCGCCACGAGCTCAAGATCAAGCTGGAGGCACAGACCGAGAACCTCGCCTGA
- the sigE gene encoding RNA polymerase sigma factor SigE — protein MTAQPTTETPTPEPGVPSWDEIVEKHSDRVYRLAYRLTGNRPDAEDLTQEVFVRVFRSLDTYSPGTFEGWLHRITTNLFLDQARRKQRIRFDALSDERASRLTSNGPTPDLAYTDQRFDDDIERALATLPPDFRAAVVLCDVEGLSYEEISEILGAKLGTVRSRIHRGRAMLRDALAHRAPRGGRLRHSGPKVLWGGAS, from the coding sequence ATGACCGCGCAGCCCACGACCGAGACCCCGACTCCAGAGCCGGGTGTGCCGTCGTGGGACGAGATCGTGGAGAAGCACTCCGACCGGGTCTACCGGCTCGCCTACCGTCTTACCGGCAACCGCCCCGACGCGGAGGACCTCACCCAAGAGGTCTTCGTACGCGTCTTCCGCTCTCTCGACACCTACAGCCCCGGCACCTTCGAGGGCTGGCTGCACCGGATCACCACCAACCTCTTCCTGGACCAGGCCCGCCGCAAGCAGCGGATCCGCTTCGATGCCCTCTCCGACGAGCGCGCCTCGCGCCTGACGAGCAACGGCCCGACGCCGGACCTGGCCTACACCGACCAGCGCTTCGACGACGACATCGAGCGCGCCTTGGCCACGCTGCCGCCCGACTTCCGGGCCGCGGTCGTGCTCTGTGACGTGGAGGGGCTCTCCTACGAGGAGATCTCGGAGATCCTCGGTGCCAAGCTCGGCACCGTCCGATCGCGGATCCACCGCGGCCGGGCGATGCTCCGTGACGCTCTCGCCCACCGCGCCCCGCGCGGCGGACGGTTGCGTCACTCCGGGCCCAAGGTGTTGTGGGGCGGGGCTTCATGA
- a CDS encoding O-methyltransferase, with protein sequence MTSPVSTASWTYADEYVAEDDLLAAARSRAEEVGVAPIGPGGGATLRFLASVLDAKNVVEVGTGTGVSGLWLLRGMRSDGVLTTVDIETEHQRLARQSFTEAGFGQRQARCIAGAALDVLPRLTDDHYDIVFVDGDKTEYSAYLKEALRLLRPGGVVAFDNALWHDRVADPSVRDEETATIRELNQQVADNDDLIPLLLPVGDGLLLARKI encoded by the coding sequence GTGACCAGCCCTGTCTCGACCGCAAGTTGGACCTACGCCGACGAGTACGTCGCGGAGGACGACCTCCTCGCAGCCGCCCGTTCCCGGGCCGAGGAGGTCGGAGTCGCACCGATCGGGCCGGGCGGTGGCGCCACGCTCCGCTTCCTCGCCTCCGTCCTGGACGCCAAGAACGTCGTCGAGGTCGGCACCGGCACCGGCGTCTCCGGGCTGTGGCTGCTGCGCGGCATGCGCTCCGACGGAGTGCTGACCACCGTCGACATCGAGACCGAGCACCAGCGGCTGGCCCGCCAGAGCTTCACCGAGGCCGGCTTCGGCCAGCGGCAGGCACGCTGCATCGCCGGCGCCGCCCTCGACGTGCTCCCCCGCCTCACCGACGACCACTACGACATCGTCTTCGTCGACGGTGACAAGACGGAATACTCGGCCTATCTCAAGGAGGCGCTGCGCCTCCTGCGTCCCGGCGGCGTGGTCGCCTTCGACAACGCGCTGTGGCACGACCGTGTGGCCGACCCGTCCGTTCGTGACGAGGAGACCGCCACCATCCGCGAGCTCAACCAGCAGGTCGCCGACAACGACGACCTGATCCCGCTGCTGCTCCCGGTCGGCGACGGCCTCCTGCTCGCCCGCAAGATCTAG
- a CDS encoding IS481 family transposase, whose translation MSHRNARLNFRGRQLLVQRVVEDDWAVAHAAKAQGVSRQCAHRWIARFRAEGEAGLHDRSSRPHHCPNQTPAEVEEAIVVKRHQERRGQDWLGPELGVPARTVGRVLRRHRVPYLRECDPLTGEVIRASKTTTVRYERDRPGELVHVDVKKIGKIPDGGGWKAHGRQMGSTWAKKQARIGYDYVHSMVDDHSRVAYSEILPDEKGPTCAGFIRRAADYFAAHGITRIERVITDNHFSYRRSNDVAEAITTLGAKHKFIKPHCPWQNGKVERYNRTLATEWAYRQVYLTNTDRAAALSPWLECYNTVRRHSALAGLPPISRLSPT comes from the coding sequence GTGTCCCACCGTAATGCCCGGCTGAACTTTCGTGGCCGGCAACTCTTGGTCCAGCGAGTCGTCGAGGACGACTGGGCCGTCGCGCACGCAGCCAAGGCCCAAGGCGTCTCGCGCCAGTGCGCGCACCGCTGGATCGCCCGGTTCCGTGCCGAAGGCGAAGCCGGTCTACACGACCGGTCCTCGCGTCCCCACCACTGCCCGAATCAGACACCGGCCGAAGTCGAGGAAGCGATCGTGGTCAAGCGCCACCAAGAGCGCCGCGGCCAGGACTGGCTCGGGCCCGAACTCGGTGTCCCAGCACGGACCGTGGGCCGGGTCCTACGCCGCCACCGCGTCCCGTACCTGCGTGAGTGTGACCCGTTGACCGGGGAGGTCATCCGGGCCTCGAAGACCACCACGGTGCGCTACGAACGCGACCGGCCCGGTGAGCTGGTCCATGTCGACGTCAAGAAGATCGGCAAGATCCCCGACGGCGGCGGCTGGAAGGCCCACGGCCGTCAGATGGGGTCAACCTGGGCCAAGAAACAGGCCCGGATCGGCTACGACTACGTGCACTCGATGGTCGATGACCACTCCCGAGTGGCCTACTCCGAAATCCTGCCCGACGAGAAAGGCCCCACCTGCGCAGGGTTCATCCGCCGGGCCGCCGACTACTTCGCGGCCCACGGCATCACCCGCATCGAGCGGGTCATCACCGACAACCACTTCTCCTACCGCAGATCCAACGACGTGGCTGAGGCGATCACCACGCTGGGAGCCAAGCACAAGTTCATCAAGCCCCATTGCCCCTGGCAGAACGGCAAGGTCGAAAGATACAACCGCACCCTGGCGACCGAGTGGGCCTACCGCCAGGTCTACCTCACCAACACCGACCGAGCCGCCGCGCTTTCCCCATGGCTCGAGTGCTACAACACTGTTCGACGCCACAGCGCACTCGCAGGACTCCCACCGATCAGCCGACTGTCACCAACGTGA
- a CDS encoding leucyl aminopeptidase family protein, producing MTTTLPSPALPSQALPSQVRPPTFTLSPLGPESLDAEIIALPVIPGEDALVIGPGAADLGEDHDLLGHLEFEGATGSAGEVTTYAVTGSGALRRILLIGVGAQRCDDFRRAGAALARAVRDRSEVVTTIPAVDPEVGLEPFVAGATLGSFLFHWRSEGAPWTPVETITLADLGDDQAAALDRAQAIARAGWRARFFATVPSNLKNPGWLAEQATALGAETGLKVTVWGEEQLAAEGFGGIVAVGQGSATPPRLIRLDYAPRKAGRRTPTVVLVGKGITFDTGGLNIKPGDGMINMKRDMTGGAVVLAVMSALAEIGCPVKVVGLIAAAENAISGSALRPGDVVTHYGGRTSEVTNTDAEGRLVLADAMAYAVDKIKPAALVDIATLTGAMRVALGQTMAGYFADDDALSTQLKEASERSGETLWRMPLAADYEEKLASKVADADNAPGGPGAITAALFLHHFTGGIPWAHLDVACGDAYADVHELTPGPTGFGARVLLTWLAGADPLAGVGS from the coding sequence ATGACCACAACGCTGCCGTCACCGGCTCTGCCGTCGCAGGCTCTGCCGTCTCAGGTCAGGCCGCCCACCTTCACGCTCAGCCCGCTCGGTCCGGAGAGCCTCGATGCCGAGATCATCGCGCTTCCGGTCATCCCCGGCGAGGACGCGCTGGTCATCGGTCCTGGGGCCGCAGACCTGGGCGAGGATCACGACCTTCTGGGTCATCTCGAGTTCGAAGGTGCCACCGGCAGTGCCGGTGAGGTGACGACGTACGCCGTCACCGGCTCCGGTGCCCTGCGACGGATCCTCCTGATCGGTGTCGGCGCGCAACGTTGCGACGACTTCCGGCGGGCGGGCGCCGCGTTGGCTCGCGCCGTGCGTGACCGGTCAGAGGTCGTCACGACCATTCCGGCAGTCGATCCCGAGGTCGGGCTGGAGCCGTTCGTGGCCGGCGCGACGCTGGGTTCCTTCCTCTTCCACTGGCGCTCCGAGGGAGCGCCGTGGACGCCGGTGGAGACGATCACCCTGGCCGACCTCGGCGACGACCAGGCGGCAGCGTTGGACCGGGCTCAGGCGATCGCGCGCGCCGGCTGGCGCGCGCGATTCTTCGCCACGGTCCCGAGCAATCTCAAGAACCCTGGCTGGCTCGCCGAGCAGGCCACGGCCCTGGGTGCGGAGACCGGCCTGAAGGTCACCGTCTGGGGCGAGGAACAGCTCGCCGCGGAGGGCTTCGGGGGCATCGTCGCGGTCGGCCAGGGGTCGGCGACCCCGCCGAGGCTGATCCGGCTCGACTACGCGCCCCGCAAGGCCGGTCGGAGGACGCCGACGGTGGTGCTGGTCGGCAAGGGCATCACCTTCGACACCGGCGGGCTCAACATCAAGCCCGGTGACGGCATGATCAACATGAAGCGTGACATGACCGGCGGCGCCGTGGTGCTCGCAGTGATGTCGGCGCTCGCCGAGATCGGCTGCCCGGTCAAGGTCGTCGGGCTCATCGCCGCCGCGGAGAACGCCATCTCCGGCTCCGCGCTGCGCCCCGGCGACGTGGTCACCCACTACGGCGGCCGCACCTCCGAGGTCACCAACACCGACGCCGAGGGCCGTCTCGTGCTGGCTGACGCGATGGCGTACGCCGTGGACAAGATCAAACCTGCCGCGCTGGTCGACATCGCCACCCTGACCGGTGCGATGCGGGTGGCGCTCGGACAGACGATGGCCGGCTACTTCGCCGACGACGACGCGTTGTCGACCCAGCTGAAAGAGGCGTCGGAGCGCTCCGGCGAGACGCTGTGGCGGATGCCGCTGGCTGCGGACTACGAGGAGAAGCTCGCCTCGAAGGTCGCCGACGCCGACAACGCCCCTGGTGGCCCCGGCGCCATCACCGCCGCGCTCTTCCTGCACCACTTCACCGGCGGCATCCCGTGGGCCCACCTCGACGTGGCCTGCGGCGATGCCTATGCCGACGTCCACGAGCTCACCCCCGGACCCACCGGCTTCGGTGCCCGAGTGCTGCTCACCTGGCTCGCCGGCGCGGACCCGCTGGCCGGCGTAGGTTCCTGA
- a CDS encoding DUF3117 domain-containing protein, which produces MAAMKPRTGDGPLEVTKEGRGIVMRVPLEGGGRLVVELNAEEAAALGEEIKGLGLNA; this is translated from the coding sequence ATGGCGGCGATGAAGCCGCGGACGGGAGACGGTCCGCTGGAGGTCACCAAGGAAGGTCGGGGCATCGTGATGCGCGTCCCGCTCGAGGGTGGTGGCCGGTTGGTCGTCGAACTGAACGCCGAAGAGGCCGCTGCGCTCGGCGAAGAGATCAAAGGTCTCGGGCTGAACGCGTAG
- a CDS encoding DivIVA domain-containing protein, whose translation MTEAMGWIFAALIVLVLGGVALVAAGSGAPMGEEYGDRPDALVPRDRLMEGADLRRVRFSVAFRGYRMDEVDALIARLAEEAEWRESTAAGDAGGGIGVGGLTSHTPEPDSGSPDV comes from the coding sequence GTGACTGAGGCGATGGGCTGGATCTTCGCGGCACTCATCGTGCTGGTTCTCGGAGGGGTCGCCCTCGTTGCCGCCGGCTCAGGTGCGCCGATGGGGGAGGAGTACGGCGACCGGCCCGACGCGCTGGTGCCCCGCGACCGCCTCATGGAGGGTGCAGACCTGCGTCGCGTACGTTTCTCGGTGGCCTTCCGCGGCTACCGGATGGACGAGGTGGACGCTCTGATCGCCCGCCTTGCCGAGGAGGCAGAATGGCGTGAGTCGACCGCTGCCGGGGATGCCGGTGGGGGGATCGGAGTCGGGGGGCTCACATCACACACGCCCGAGCCCGATTCGGGCTCGCCCGACGTCTAG
- a CDS encoding TIGR00730 family Rossman fold protein: MTRRSGSGPRPTKGRPAGSTTDQRLLDSSGHGDWVHTDPWRVMKIQAEFVEGFNDLSEIGPAISVFGSARTPADHPTYAQAEAVGRGLAEAGFVVITGGGPGTMEAANKGALEAGGESIGLGIELPFEARLNDYVSFGLNFRYFFVRKMMFVKYSQGYIVMPGGLGTMDELFEAMTLSQTQKITQFPIVLMGVKHWEGLLDWMRETMLSDGRIKQTDLDMITLTDDVDEAVELMLKARD, encoded by the coding sequence ATGACCCGACGCAGCGGCTCCGGCCCGCGCCCCACCAAGGGGCGTCCGGCCGGCAGCACCACCGACCAGCGACTGCTGGACAGCTCCGGCCACGGCGACTGGGTCCACACCGACCCCTGGCGGGTCATGAAGATCCAGGCCGAGTTCGTCGAGGGGTTCAACGACCTCTCCGAGATCGGCCCGGCCATCTCGGTCTTCGGGTCCGCGCGTACCCCAGCCGACCATCCGACCTACGCCCAGGCCGAGGCGGTCGGTCGCGGCCTGGCCGAGGCCGGCTTCGTGGTGATCACCGGCGGTGGCCCGGGCACGATGGAGGCGGCCAACAAGGGCGCCCTCGAGGCCGGTGGCGAGTCGATCGGGCTCGGCATCGAGCTGCCGTTCGAGGCCCGGCTCAACGACTACGTCAGCTTCGGACTCAACTTCCGCTACTTCTTCGTGCGGAAGATGATGTTCGTCAAGTACTCCCAGGGATACATCGTGATGCCCGGTGGCCTCGGCACCATGGACGAGCTCTTCGAGGCGATGACGCTCTCCCAGACCCAGAAGATCACCCAGTTCCCGATCGTGCTGATGGGTGTGAAGCACTGGGAGGGCCTGCTCGACTGGATGCGCGAGACGATGCTCTCCGACGGCCGGATCAAGCAGACCGACCTCGACATGATCACGCTCACCGACGACGTGGACGAGGCGGTCGAGCTGATGCTGAAGGCGCGTGACTGA
- the dapE gene encoding succinyl-diaminopimelate desuccinylase, translating into MATLDLTTDVVTLTRQLMDINSVSLDELELADAVEQALAAYDHLVVERRGNSIVARTDLGLPERVVIAGHLDTVPVNGNFPSRLDEATGILHGLGACDMKSGDAVILKLAATLDAPNRDVTYVFYDAEEIEAVHNGLGKLAASEPDLLAGDFAILMEPSNAGVEAGCQGTLRVEVRTTGERSHSARSWRGVNAIHKAGEVLRRLEAYVPRKPVIDGLEYHEGLNAVFVSGGVAGNVIPDECVVTVNYRFAPDRSEEEALAFVQSFFEGYEVTLTDSAPGALPGLDRPAAKAFVEAVGGEVGPKFGWTDVARFTVLGIPAVNYGPGDPMFAHKADEHVRISEITTCELALRDWLTA; encoded by the coding sequence ATGGCGACGCTCGACTTGACCACCGACGTGGTGACGCTGACCCGGCAGCTGATGGACATCAACTCGGTGAGTCTCGACGAGCTCGAGCTGGCCGACGCCGTGGAGCAGGCACTGGCCGCGTACGACCACCTCGTCGTCGAGCGGCGGGGCAACTCGATCGTGGCGCGCACCGACCTCGGTCTTCCCGAGCGTGTGGTCATCGCGGGCCACCTCGACACCGTGCCGGTCAACGGCAACTTCCCGAGCCGCCTCGACGAGGCCACCGGCATCCTGCACGGCCTCGGGGCCTGCGACATGAAGTCCGGTGACGCGGTCATCCTCAAGCTGGCCGCGACCCTGGACGCGCCCAACCGCGACGTGACGTACGTCTTCTACGACGCCGAGGAGATCGAGGCCGTCCACAACGGCCTCGGCAAGCTCGCAGCCAGCGAGCCCGACCTCCTCGCGGGTGACTTCGCGATCCTGATGGAGCCCTCCAACGCCGGTGTCGAGGCCGGCTGCCAGGGCACCCTTCGGGTCGAGGTGCGCACCACCGGCGAGCGCTCCCACAGCGCCCGCTCCTGGCGCGGTGTCAACGCGATCCACAAGGCCGGCGAGGTGCTGCGCCGATTGGAGGCGTACGTCCCGCGCAAGCCGGTCATCGACGGGCTCGAGTATCACGAAGGCCTCAACGCGGTCTTCGTCTCCGGGGGAGTGGCGGGCAACGTGATCCCCGACGAGTGCGTCGTCACGGTCAACTACCGCTTCGCCCCGGACCGCTCCGAGGAGGAGGCGCTCGCCTTCGTGCAGAGCTTCTTCGAGGGCTACGAGGTCACCCTGACCGACTCCGCGCCCGGGGCGCTCCCGGGTCTGGACCGGCCGGCGGCCAAGGCCTTCGTCGAGGCGGTCGGTGGCGAGGTGGGGCCGAAGTTCGGCTGGACCGATGTGGCGCGGTTCACGGTACTCGGCATACCGGCGGTCAACTATGGTCCAGGTGACCCGATGTTCGCCCACAAAGCCGACGAGCACGTGCGGATCTCCGAGATCACCACGTGCGAGCTGGCCCTTCGTGATTGGTTGACCGCATGA
- a CDS encoding TetR/AcrR family transcriptional regulator, translating into MSHVPEQKDQSDPSLRLLWRHRTGALEEPRAKRGPKQKVSVDEVVDAAIELADAEGLAAVTMRAIAQRFGLGAMTLYSYVPNRDALLVLMADQVTGRTALPELPDDPRKRLELVANLAHDELRAHPWLLEVQDVRPWLGPNMSDRYEWQLRAVDGLGLTDLEMDQTVAVLIGFAGNIARSELMKRRAEQVTGMTESQWWAANYDTLTEVMAGSHYPLANRVGTAAGEAYQAATDPARELDYGLARIIDGVLAHVGERSPD; encoded by the coding sequence ATGAGCCACGTGCCGGAGCAGAAAGACCAGTCAGACCCGTCCCTACGGCTGCTCTGGCGCCATCGGACCGGGGCGCTCGAGGAGCCGAGGGCGAAGCGGGGGCCGAAGCAGAAGGTGAGCGTCGACGAGGTCGTCGACGCCGCGATCGAGCTGGCCGACGCCGAGGGTCTGGCCGCCGTGACGATGCGCGCGATCGCCCAGCGCTTCGGTCTGGGCGCGATGACCCTCTACTCCTACGTCCCGAACCGCGACGCGCTGCTGGTGCTCATGGCCGACCAGGTGACCGGCCGGACCGCGCTGCCGGAGCTGCCCGACGACCCGCGCAAGCGCCTCGAGCTGGTCGCCAACCTTGCGCACGACGAGCTGCGGGCCCACCCGTGGCTGCTCGAGGTGCAGGACGTACGCCCCTGGTTGGGGCCGAACATGAGCGACCGCTACGAGTGGCAGCTGCGCGCTGTCGACGGCCTGGGGCTGACCGATCTGGAGATGGACCAGACGGTCGCCGTGCTGATCGGGTTCGCCGGCAACATCGCCCGCAGCGAGCTGATGAAGCGCCGCGCCGAGCAGGTCACCGGGATGACCGAGTCGCAGTGGTGGGCCGCCAACTACGACACGTTGACCGAGGTCATGGCGGGCAGCCACTATCCGCTGGCCAACCGGGTCGGCACCGCTGCCGGTGAGGCCTACCAGGCCGCCACCGACCCCGCGCGTGAGCTCGACTACGGACTGGCCCGGATCATCGACGGGGTGCTCGCGCACGTCGGCGAACGGTCCCCTGATTGA